GTCGCCCTGTGCTGGTTCTGTATCCGGCTAGCTTGGTGGTTCCCAAAGGCCTCCCGCGTCTGCCCGTCTTCCCCACAgccttgttcttcttcttgcctTCATCCGGCGCTTGATCGGCGCTTTTAATGCCGGGTAGTTTTCCCGACGAGCGGGGATCACCCACaagcacttcctgtctctggcACACCATTGGCTTGTGGCTCTGGGCGGGTAAGGCCATGGGAGCCAGCGTCATCTGGAGGGacggagggggaggagggtaGAACTTGTTGGACTGGGAGGTGCACAGTTCAAAGTGGGAGGTGGGGTGGTGGCCGTCCTCTGCCAGGCACGACGGCCTGCTATTCATGCAGAAGTCACTGCTTGACACCTGGCGCATCATCTTCTGCTGGGGGTCAGAAATAAGTTGCAACTGTTAATATCACACTAAGACAAAAGCTTCACAAAGAGGCAGcgtgctgctcttcatcagagGTGAGGAAGCTGAGCAGATGTGCAAACGTTAGTCTTCAACCATAACAAGCAACACAAAGACGTGATTTACACTTTAGCTGCAGTGTTCTCAAGCAGCACACTCTCAGCTCTTGTTAACATTTGATTGAAGTTTAGCTCCACGCTGAGGGAGCACTAATGATCTTAGCTTCGTGCTAAAGTACAATGTGAAATCAGTCCACCGGTTAGACACATCTCAGCTTCCCAGCAGCCTTTTCCATTCAGACAAGCTTTTGGAAATAAGAGGAgccactttcaaaataaagcagtaCAGAAAGTAAATCCATTTGACACATATAAACTTTAACACAAAAGGTGTGACTGCAGGTTGTTTTCTTTGAGCtaaacatttttcttctcattCACATTTATCTTACGACGAATGAGCAACAAAAGGTTATTTTCTGACTGGGGTTTGGTAACTTGCCGCTCAGCCTTGTTGTAGATGTTGGTGTGAGGGATGGGTCCAAGCCATCCTGAATCTAACTGCTCCTCCGTTCTCCTCGCCGTTGTCTGTTCAGTCAGGGTGCCTGGCTCTGGATGTGCACCTTTAATCTCCTCTTGATACAAGCTCACACTCCGCTTTCTCTGAGCCTGGGTACCTAAAACCATAAATCCTGGCTCGTGTTTGTCGGTTTGTTCTACATTCTTACTCCTCACAagctaaaaaatgaaaagaggtcagaggtcaatgAGTTCAAAGGTCCTCCTTCACCTGGGCCAACCCCAACTGTGAGTATAAATGTGCAGATGTGATGCAGGTCAGGGTCATCCCTCTAAAAGGCCTGGGTTACACCAAGCAGAAACCTTTTAAAGTAGTGCTGAAGTGCCTTTGAGCAAGATGCTGAATCCCTACCCGCAGGAGGTCTGCAGgtgaccctgacctctgacctctttgACCAGGACTAGTCTTATCTTTCATTACTAGTATCATTCACATAATACCCAGTGATTAGTTTGCACTCACGCGGCTCTTTACCTCCAGCTCATGACTGCGATGAGGCTATAAATACttgcagagagggaggacagactgctgctgatgagATCTCTGTTAAAGGAGGACACAGGATGCAAGGAGGTGTGGACTTTACTATCGCATACACTACACCGTCTGGAGTAATATTCATTCACAAAAAATATGCACACGCATTCGGCATCTTTGCGTCCAGACGACAAAAACCTCCCACTCTCGGTGTCACTTTGCCCCCGTGCAACGTTACAACACAAACGGCTGAATTTGGCTCGTTTTGGCCCGGGTAGCGGTTTTGCGTAAAGGGGGTTTAAAAATGTTGGCGCAGGAGCGGAAACGTGCGCCAGATACTGGGTTTGACGGCTTCCATCCAGGCCAGATCCTGAATGTAAAACACACCCTCCAGCCGCCAGCGTTAGCACCAAAGGTTACCGTACCTCGATTGTTTGCAGATCTCGGAGCGGAAAGGGTTAATGAGAAAAATGATCTTTCATCCCTCAAAGCGCCAGTCGATCCATTTCCCCAAATATTTTCGCACCGCAGGACATCCGCTCGTTAGCAGCTCACCACCGCATCGGCTCGTCTCGGCGTGGACGCGAACCGGACGATCGA
This region of Chaetodon trifascialis isolate fChaTrf1 chromosome 16, fChaTrf1.hap1, whole genome shotgun sequence genomic DNA includes:
- the c16h5orf24 gene encoding UPF0461 protein C5orf24 homolog isoform X1 encodes the protein MNITPDGVVYAIVKSTPPCILCPPLTEISSAAVCPPSLQKMMRQVSSSDFCMNSRPSCLAEDGHHPTSHFELCTSQSNKFYPPPPPSLQMTLAPMALPAQSHKPMVCQRQEVLVGDPRSSGKLPGIKSADQAPDEGKKKNKAVGKTGRRGRPLGTTKLAGYRTSTGRPLGTTRAAGFKTSPGRPLGTTRAAGYKVSPGRPPGSIKGLSRLNKLGYGSTCSGAAFPYPLPHKEILCEPSCKEKPANE
- the c16h5orf24 gene encoding UPF0461 protein C5orf24 homolog isoform X2 translates to MMRQVSSSDFCMNSRPSCLAEDGHHPTSHFELCTSQSNKFYPPPPPSLQMTLAPMALPAQSHKPMVCQRQEVLVGDPRSSGKLPGIKSADQAPDEGKKKNKAVGKTGRRGRPLGTTKLAGYRTSTGRPLGTTRAAGFKTSPGRPLGTTRAAGYKVSPGRPPGSIKGLSRLNKLGYGSTCSGAAFPYPLPHKEILCEPSCKEKPANE